A stretch of the Nicotiana tabacum cultivar K326 chromosome 6, ASM71507v2, whole genome shotgun sequence genome encodes the following:
- the LOC107763103 gene encoding WRKY transcription factor 22-like: protein MDENDWDLWAIVRSCYNVNRAIPDDDVRSCNNVNTTALIDHCVDQDTSHGNSAANTNTPTFFPEQRDWFGDFSDLFPPENEHCFGLDEVCCLSKNVNTNSRIEPHNPENKTETIPNTPLVVEHEEKNKKARGSMQLSRIEEGKAFSYRGKSTERYEILTEKLSEADQWRWRKYGMKRTGGSPFLKSYYRCNEVENCPARRHVQQSSTAANKVVVTYRGQHIHHPPPNQHIAMVHTSQNANAPVQDPSFPSSTSASTSLLFN, encoded by the coding sequence ATGGATGAAAACGATTGGGATTTGTGGGCAATTGTGAGGAGTTGCTACAACGTCAACAGAGCTATTCCTGATGACGATGTGAGAAGTTGCAACAACGTTAATACCACTGCTCTTATCGATCACTGCGTCGATCAGGACACTAGCCATGGTAATTCTGCTGCTAACACAAACACACCAACTTTCTTTCCAGAACAAAGAGATTGGTTTGGTGATTTTAGTGACCTGTTCCCCCCAGAGAACGAGCATTGTTTTGGGTTAGATGAAGTTTGTTGCCTTTCCAAGAATGTGAATACAAATtctagaattgaaccccacaacccagaaaacaaaactgaaactatTCCAAACACTCCACTTGTTGTAGAACACGAGGAGAAGAACAAGAAGGCAAGAGGTTCAATGCAATTATCAAGAATTGAAGAAGGCAAGGCGTTTTCTTATCGTGGAAAGAGTACAGAAAGATATGAAATATTGACTGAGAAATTGAGTGAGGCAGATCAATGGAGATGGAGAAAGTATGGGATGAAGAGAACGGGTGGTTCGCCCTTTCTCAAGAGCTACTATAGGTGCAATGAAGTTGAAAATTGTCCAGCAAGAAGACATGTTCAGCAAAGTTCAACGGCTGCAAACAAGGTGGTTGTAACTTATAGAGGCCAACACATTCATCACCCTCCTCCTAACCAACACATTGCAATGGTACACACAAGCCAAAATGCTAATGCACCAGTGCAAGACCCTTCTTTTCCCTCTTCTACTTCTGCTTCTACTTCGTTATTATTCAACTAA
- the LOC107763107 gene encoding protein yippee-like At4g27745, giving the protein MDELVGPRLYSCYKCHNHVSLHDDIVSKAFQGRNGRAFLFTHVMNINVGAKEDRHLMTGLHTVADVYCGDCNEVLGWKYERAYEQTQKYKEGKFILEKSKIVKENW; this is encoded by the exons ATGGATGAATTGGTCGGACCTCGCTTGTACAGCTGCTATAAATGTCACAATCATGTTTCTCTTCATGATGATATAGTCTCTAAGGCGTTTCAG GGAAGAAATGGCAGAGCTTTTCTGTTTACTCATGTGATGAATATTAACGTTGGAGCTAAAGAAGACAGACATCTCATGACTGGTCTTCATACTGTTGCTGATGTATACTGTGGGGATTGCAATGAGGTTTTGGGCTGGAAATATGAACGAGCTTATGAGCAAACACAGAAGTACAAGGAAGGGAAATTCATACTTGAGAAATCTAAAATCGTTAAAGAGAATTGGTAG
- the LOC107763108 gene encoding protein yippee-like At4g27740, with translation MADASYSHPLFSCRSCRNPIALRDDLLSKRFVAKSGGAYLFKHAMNVVVGKKEDRQLMTGYFSVADIFCSKCGEELGWKYVKAYDPSQKYKEGRFIIETAKILKEY, from the exons ATGGCGGACGCTTCCTACAGCCACCCTTTGTTTAGCTGCAGGAGTTGCCGGAATCCGATTGCTCTTCGAGATGATCTTCTCTCTAAACGTTTTGTG GCAAAATCAGGAGGAGCATATCTTTTCAAGCATGCAATGAATGTAGTGGTGGGGAAAAAGGAAGATAGACAACTAATGACGGGTTACTTCAGCGTTGCTGATATATTCTGCAGCAAGTGTGGGGAGGAGTTGGGTTGGAAGTATGTTAAAGCTTATGATCCCTCCCAAAAGTACAAGGAAGGCCGCTTCATTATCGAGACTGCCAAAATTCTCAAAGAATATTGA
- the LOC142182097 gene encoding uncharacterized protein LOC142182097 — translation MAPSSTVDDTSSGTSTGTTLVSIDTTHPYLLHASDAPGMVLVNTPFDGRGYPGWRRSILISLSAKNKLGFIDESCPTLALTATDFKTWSRCNDMVTSWLLNSLSKVIADRVLYSKITKDLWTDLEHRFGQPNGAKLYHPQKELADLAQGSFDIPGYFTKIKGLWDELDTLNSNMICSCDYNCGGKQKMFQFKENERLIQFLMGLNETYGPTKSNIQMINPLPTVNHAYSLLIQDENQREKHVNTHFSGDGSSFLAGSPQHTTQLSSGNQFSTQQKNGNVANKGNNVYKGNRNAQICSYCKMTNHTIENYYRLIDFPTNFKFTKTKKFQCHVRGNSAAAMDQTKGANNNITEVKLPNSSKGPLMKSPQVFSKAQDGLYLLEPSITKSSSHSSATVVPLPKKCHSHSVSVSLPISARTKSDVKLWHVRLRSKFEPRAKACVFLEYPTGQKGYKVLDVETKKVFVSRDVKFCEDIFPFSSSSSDIASLLFTSPAPSDNSAPPTPFYSISISHPSSPPSPSQHILTSSSPIMEPTSYSQASSHVGWKQVKQYADGSIERLKAQLVIRGDIQREGIDYTETFSPVVKMTTIRYLLLVAVKKEWTISQFDVSNAFLHGDLQEEVYMKFRAGNHPSELFELKSFLHSEFKIKDLGRLHYFLGMEILTKKEGLIVTQRKFTEELLTEFDFPDLPIVSSPLDLSSKLTADSGPPLASATIYRRLVGKLNYLTHTHPDLSFAMLTLSQYMQSPCLGHFTAALRVLHYLCANPRQGVFLNAKSSFSLLVGLPVVTLAGPLVVSSSVWVDPLSPGNKKNKPLFLYPLPKLNIDQ, via the exons ATGGCACCTTCTTCAACTGTCGATGACACATCTTCAGGAACATCTACAGGAACAACTCTTGTTTCCATTGATACAACTCATCCATATCTTCTTCATGCCTCTGATGCTCCAGGAATGGTTCTAGTCAACACTCCCTTTGATGGACGTGGTTATCCTGGATGGAGGAGATCCATTTTGATCTCCCTTTCAGCAAAAAACAAGCTGGGGTTCATCGATGAGTCTTGTCCAACTCTAGCTCTCACTGCCACTGATTTCAAAACCTGGAGCAGATGTAACGACATGGTTACATCCTGGTTGTTGAACTCTCTCTCCAAGGTAATAGCTGACAGGGTTCTCTACTCAAAGATTACAAAAGACCTTTGGACAGATCTGGAGCATAGGTTTGGTCAACCTAATGGTGCTAAGCTATATCACCCGCAAAAAGAACTTGCAGATTTAGCTCAAGGTTCATTTGACATACCTGGTTACTTCACAAAAataaaaggtttatgggatgagcTGGACACTCTCAACAGCAATATGATTTGCTCTTGCGACTATAATTGTGGTGGAAAACAAAAAATGTTTCAATTCAAAGAAAATGAAAGgctcattcaattccttatgGGATTGAATGAGACCTATGGACCAACAAAAAGTAATATCCAAATGATTAACCCATTACCAACTGTTAATCATGCCTATTCCCTATTGATACAAGATGAGAACCAAAGAGAGAAACATGTCAACACACACTTCTCAGGAGATGGCTCTTCATTTCTGGCAGGAAGTCCACAACATACTACACAACTATCTTCAGGAAATCAGTTTAGCACACAGCAGAAAAATGGAAATGTTGCTAACAAAGGAAATAATGTCTACAAAGGAAATAGAAATGCTCAGATATGTTCCTATTGTAAGATGACCAATCATACAATTGAAAATTACTATAGACTCATAGATTTCCCAACCAATTTCAAGTTCACAAAGACTAAGAAATTTCAATGTCATGTGAGGGGAAATTCTGCTGCAGCTATGGATCAAACAAAGGGAGCTAACAACAACATCACTGAAG TCAAGCTACCTAATTCTTCAAAG GGCCCTCTCATGAAGAGCCCTCAAGTTTTTAGTAAAGCTCAGGATGGTCTTTATCTTTTGGAGCCTAGTATAACAAAGTCTAGTAGTCACTCTTCAGCAACTGTAGTTCCTTTACCTAAAAAATGTCATTCTCATTCTGTTTCAGTTAGTTTACCTATTTCTGCAAGAACAAAATCTGATGTAAAGTTATGGCATGTAAGACTGAG GAGCAAATTTGAGCCTAGGGCAAAGGCTTGTGTCTTCTTAGAATATCCTACAGGGCAAAAGGGATACAAAGTGTTGGATGTGGAAACTAAGAAGGTTTTTGTTTCAAGGGATGTCAAGTTCTGTGAAGACATATTTCCcttttcctcttcctcttctgaCATTGCTTCACTTTTGTTTACCTCCCCTGCTCCCTCAGATAATTCTGCCCCTCCTACTCCATTTTATTCTATTTCTATCTCACACCCAAGCTCACCCCCCTCACCT AGTCAGCATATTCTCACTTCTTCTTCACCTATCATGGAACCTACTAGTTATTCCCAAGCTAGTTCTCATGTAGGATGGAAACAA GTGAAACAATATGCAGATGGGAGTATTGAGAGGCTTAAAGCTCAACTAGTCATCAGGGGTGACATACAAAGAGAAGGGATCGATTACACTGAGACATTTTCTCCTGTCGTCAAAATGACAACTATCAGGTATCTTCTCTTAGTTGCTGTAAAAAAGGAGTGGACTATTTCTCAATTTGATGTTAGCAATGCATTTCTCCATGGGGACCTGCAGGAAGAAGTTTACATGAAGTTTCGTGCAG GAAATCATCCTAGTGAACTTTTTGAGCTCAAATCATTTTTGCATTCTGAATTTAAGATTAAGGACCTTGGTCGATTGCACTATTTCTTGGGTATGGAAATTTTAACAAAAAAGGAAGGGCTCATTGTCACTCAAAGGAAATTCACAGAGGAATTACTTACAGAGTTTGATTTCCCTGATCTTCCAATTGTTTCTTCTCCGCTGGATCTCTCCTCCAAACTCACTGCTGATTCTGGACCTCCTTTAGCTAGTGCCACTATTTATCGCAGACTTGTGGGCAAACTCAACTACTTGACTCATACTCACCCTGATCTTTCTTTTGCTATGTTGACTCTCAGTCAATATATGCAAAGTCCATGTCTTGGTCACTTCACTGCTGCTTTAAGGGTACTTCACTATCTTTGTGCAAATCCAAGGCAAGGTGTGTTCTTGAATGCCAaatcttccttttctttgttaGTTGGGCTACCTGTCGTGACACTCGCCGGTCCATTAGTGGTTTCTTCATCAGTTTGGGTGGATCCTCTATCTCctggaaataaaaaaaacaagcCTCTATTTCTTTATCCTCTACCGAAGCTGAATATCGATCAATGA